The Suncus etruscus isolate mSunEtr1 chromosome 14, mSunEtr1.pri.cur, whole genome shotgun sequence genome contains a region encoding:
- the CCL17 gene encoding C-C motif chemokine 17, protein MLPQKWLLSILLLLGTSLQDSQAARATNVGRECCRDYFRGRLPLRRLTTWYRTSEECPRDAIVFVTIQGWRICSDPQDKQVKKALTHLKRVMKSRGFGDPNPPDTPPLRT, encoded by the exons ATGCTCCCCCAGAAGTGGCTGCTCTCCATTCTTCTCCTCTTGGGGACATCTCTGCAGGACAGCCAAGCAG CACGAGCCACCAACGTGGGCAGAGAGTGCTGCCGGGACTACTTCAGAGGCCGGCTCCCCTTGCGGAGGCTGACAACCTGGTACAGGACATCCGAGGAGTGTCCCCGAGATGCCATCGT GTTCGTCACCATCCAGGGCTGGCGCATCTGTTCAGACCCCCAGGACAAGCAGGTGAAGAAGGCTTTGACCCATTTGAAGCGAGTCATGAAATCACGAGGATTCGGG GACCCAAATCCTCCCGACACTCCTCCCCTCAGGACATGA